A section of the Candidatus Desulfarcum epimagneticum genome encodes:
- a CDS encoding conserved hypothetical protein (Evidence 4 : Unknown function but conserved in other organisms) yields MDKDVLFRRFEEIEARIARLIEERKTLKSANLEFSQKIGGLEKKLEEKILAEKAYFKEKELIKSKVDALLNRLENMA; encoded by the coding sequence TTGGATAAAGATGTATTGTTTCGGCGCTTTGAAGAGATCGAAGCAAGAATTGCCCGATTGATTGAAGAACGCAAAACCCTTAAATCCGCCAATTTGGAGTTTTCCCAAAAGATTGGCGGCTTAGAAAAAAAACTCGAGGAAAAAATTTTAGCGGAAAAAGCGTATTTCAAAGAGAAGGAACTCATAAAGTCCAAAGTGGACGCCCTGCTGAACAGGCTGGAGAACATGGCCTGA
- a CDS encoding conserved hypothetical protein (Evidence 4 : Unknown function but conserved in other organisms), producing the protein MTINLGVIILAAGMGKRMRSSKAKVLHEIDGKPMILHVLETASRIAGDDIVVVVGHQADEVKKKILQSYSPLYALQKEQLGTGHAVLCALPVLPAHIQRTLILYGDVPLLTAETIQNLIGFHEKKKCDITTLAVESPRPRGYGRALLDAKGMIRKIVEEADATEEEKKIRLINTGIYCVEKGFLMEAAPKLKPENAQNEYYLTDLIEIAYRNQRISRPFISKNFEETNGINSMEDLSAAEADLKKKKTKIS; encoded by the coding sequence ATGACAATCAATCTTGGCGTGATCATCCTCGCGGCGGGCATGGGAAAGCGCATGCGCTCTTCAAAAGCCAAGGTGTTGCACGAGATTGATGGCAAACCCATGATCCTGCATGTGCTGGAGACAGCCTCTCGAATCGCCGGCGATGATATCGTGGTGGTGGTCGGCCATCAGGCGGATGAAGTCAAAAAAAAAATCCTTCAGTCATACAGTCCCCTTTACGCTCTTCAGAAAGAACAGCTGGGAACCGGCCATGCCGTTTTATGCGCCCTGCCCGTTTTGCCCGCTCATATCCAGAGAACGCTCATTCTCTATGGAGACGTTCCTCTCCTGACAGCGGAAACCATTCAAAATCTTATCGGATTTCATGAAAAAAAGAAATGCGATATTACCACCCTGGCCGTGGAATCCCCCAGACCCCGGGGATATGGCCGGGCGCTTTTGGACGCCAAAGGCATGATCCGAAAAATCGTTGAAGAGGCCGACGCCACAGAAGAGGAGAAAAAAATCCGCCTGATCAACACCGGGATCTATTGCGTGGAGAAAGGATTTTTGATGGAAGCGGCCCCCAAACTGAAGCCCGAAAACGCCCAGAATGAATACTACTTGACGGATCTTATTGAAATCGCTTATCGAAATCAACGCATATCCCGCCCTTTCATCAGCAAAAATTTTGAGGAGACAAACGGGATCAACAGTATGGAAGACCTTTCGGCCGCCGAAGCTGATCTTAAAAAAAAGAAAACCAAAATATCTTGA
- a CDS encoding conserved hypothetical protein (Evidence 4 : Unknown function but conserved in other organisms): protein MIDLEQIVTIELFGESYRFETDSEPEKAKIVADLLLEEVIKAEKDLAGETPEMAKFAILIIAALNIASRNVDLKSDYSALLKRVSEKASDLIKRIDAGG, encoded by the coding sequence ATGATCGATTTGGAACAGATTGTGACCATAGAACTCTTTGGAGAGTCCTATCGTTTTGAAACCGATTCTGAACCCGAAAAAGCAAAGATCGTGGCCGACCTCCTTCTGGAAGAAGTCATCAAAGCCGAAAAGGACCTCGCGGGAGAAACGCCTGAAATGGCCAAATTTGCCATTTTGATTATCGCGGCGTTAAATATAGCCAGCCGGAATGTGGATTTAAAATCCGATTATTCGGCGTTGCTTAAAAGAGTCTCTGAGAAGGCGTCTGACCTGATTAAACGGATAGACGCCGGGGGTTGA